In Acidobacteriota bacterium, the DNA window CTGCCTCCCGCGTTGATGAAGGGGCGGAGACCCAGTCGTTCGTATATTGGGGCCTGCCTGGTTGGTGAGCTGGATTGAGCCACGATTCTCCCGAACCGTTGCGCCGGGACATTCCTTGCCACTCAAACGAGACTTGAAAGTAGCACAGATTCGGTCGAGCCACCAAGCCGACGGACCGGAACTCCCAACGATCGAGGATGGGAGCCATTCCCGTTGAGGGATTGTCGGAACGAACTGGCGGATCGGGGGAACGGGTTGGTGAGGATTACTGGGGGAATCGGCCTCTCGCCGAGGGGGCAAACCGAGGGTGGGACACTGCAGATTCGGGCGCCCCACCTCCGACTTGTACCGGTCGAGGCTCAGGACTTCTGCACGACCAGCTTATTGGTCACCGAGAACACTCCGGGAACCCCTGAAGCCTTCAGAAAGGCGAATTGCTTGTCCGACTCACTGATGACCGTGCCGACCAGGGTCACATCTCCCTTGTTCACGATGATGCCGATGGCATCGTACTCCCCCAGGCTGTAGGGGAAAAGGCGGCTGTCCAGGTTGTAAAGGGCACGGTAAACAGCCAGTCGTATCTGGTCGTCATTGGGAGAGTTCGGCAGCACCTCGACTTCGTTTACGACGGTGGAAACTCCCTCGATGGCTTGAACGACTCTTCCCGCCGAATTCTTCAAGCTTGGGCTGGTGACCTGGCCCATCAACCGGACCTCATCGCCATCGAGCTGAAAGGCGAGGTGGTCGAAGACGCTGAAGTAGGGGAGCATCACCAGTTCGTGCCGGATTTTTCCCTCCAGCGGCCTCT includes these proteins:
- a CDS encoding BON domain-containing protein, giving the protein MKTKQKVTIFLVAALMSLPLASWAGDLVPAKTEVESPGGQDQRPLEGKIRHELVMLPYFSVFDHLAFQLDGDEVRLMGQVTSPSLKNSAGRVVQAIEGVSTVVNEVEVLPNSPNDDQIRLAVYRALYNLDSRLFPYSLGEYDAIGIIVNKGDVTLVGTVISESDKQFAFLKASGVPGVFSVTNKLVVQKS